The Microbacterium sp. LWH7-1.2 genome window below encodes:
- a CDS encoding metalloregulator ArsR/SmtB family transcription factor, with product MPRRVDRLRSMKGAAQRGLSVLADPTRARILRLIRDADGGHALVGMLADALDLRQPTVSHHMKALLSEGVVVRERDGRRAWYSIAPDQADRVNALIGDDRTATAEPDLERIVADLALRFRGTFSPETVGESVRSSYDLLAGGSSSPLLASRTAAFAATRLEALSRAQGDLPGRPEVLFVCVQNSGRSQLAAGILRHLAGDRVGVRSAGSAPGPEVRSSIVQALDEIGVSVGGEFPKPLTDDVVRAADVVVTMGCGDACPVVPGRRYLDWPLEDPVGKPMDAVRSIRDDIESRVRQLLDEIIAY from the coding sequence GTGCCGCGCCGCGTCGATAGACTTCGATCTATGAAAGGCGCGGCCCAGCGCGGACTCAGCGTCCTCGCCGACCCGACCCGGGCCCGCATCCTCCGCCTGATCCGTGACGCGGACGGCGGGCATGCCCTGGTCGGAATGCTCGCCGATGCGCTCGACCTCCGGCAGCCCACGGTGAGTCACCACATGAAGGCGCTGCTGTCCGAGGGCGTCGTCGTGCGGGAGCGCGACGGCCGGAGGGCCTGGTACTCGATCGCGCCGGACCAGGCCGATCGCGTGAACGCCCTCATCGGCGACGACAGGACGGCGACGGCGGAGCCCGATCTCGAGCGGATCGTCGCCGATCTCGCTCTGCGGTTCCGCGGAACCTTCAGTCCCGAGACCGTGGGGGAGAGCGTCCGGAGCAGCTACGACCTGCTCGCCGGCGGTTCGAGCTCGCCGCTGCTCGCATCGCGCACGGCCGCGTTCGCGGCGACGCGACTCGAAGCGCTCAGCCGAGCGCAGGGCGATCTGCCCGGGCGACCTGAAGTGCTGTTCGTCTGCGTGCAGAACTCGGGGCGCTCTCAGCTGGCTGCCGGAATCCTCCGCCACCTCGCGGGCGATCGCGTCGGGGTGCGCAGTGCGGGATCGGCGCCCGGACCGGAGGTGCGCTCGTCGATCGTCCAGGCGCTCGATGAGATCGGCGTCTCCGTCGGCGGGGAGTTCCCGAAGCCGCTCACTGACGACGTCGTACGTGCCGCAGATGTGGTGGTCACAATGGGATGCGGCGACGCCTGCCCGGTCGTCCCGGGTCGGCGTTATCTCGACTGGCCGCTCGAAGACCCTGTCGGCAAGCCGATGGACGCGGTACGCAGCATCCGCGATGACATCGAAAGCCGTGTGCGGCAGTTGCTGGACGAGATCATCGCGTACTGA
- a CDS encoding dihydrofolate reductase family protein, with product MGRVIVVQYITLDGVVEDPDGSDGTPFGGWAMRYGPEGVAGDKFRLGGMLETGVLLFGRRTWDHFAELWPTRETSFARAMNQADKAVVTSRPLPESEWTNSRAVDGPLVEWIFQTVVTQDVVVIGSGSVVHVLREHDLVDEYRLIAFPTAVTAGRRLFRDPVDLELVSSEMTGPASLTVHRVSGHTADRVRRRCPGGARRGRTRTRRRRRRRAGTHPRAPCG from the coding sequence ATGGGACGAGTGATCGTCGTGCAGTACATCACGCTCGACGGCGTGGTCGAAGACCCCGACGGCAGCGACGGCACGCCGTTCGGCGGATGGGCCATGCGGTACGGGCCGGAAGGAGTCGCAGGCGACAAGTTCCGGCTGGGCGGCATGCTCGAGACGGGAGTGCTCCTGTTCGGCCGCCGCACCTGGGACCACTTCGCCGAGCTGTGGCCGACGCGCGAGACCTCGTTCGCCCGCGCCATGAACCAGGCGGACAAGGCGGTGGTGACGAGCCGCCCGCTGCCCGAGAGCGAATGGACGAATTCGCGGGCCGTCGACGGCCCCCTGGTCGAGTGGATCTTCCAGACCGTCGTGACCCAGGACGTGGTGGTCATAGGCAGCGGGTCCGTCGTGCATGTCCTGCGCGAGCACGACCTCGTCGACGAGTACCGGCTCATCGCGTTCCCGACCGCCGTGACCGCCGGACGCCGGCTCTTCCGTGACCCCGTCGACCTCGAGCTCGTGTCGTCTGAGATGACGGGACCGGCGAGCCTCACCGTCCACCGCGTCTCGGGCCACACGGCTGATCGAGTCAGGCGCCGATGCCCCGGCGGAGCGCGGCGAGGCCGTACTCGAACGCGCCGTCGACGTCGCCGCCGAGCCGGAACGCACCCGCGAGCTCCATGTGGATGA
- a CDS encoding DNA starvation/stationary phase protection protein, translating to MATTTKSPATKNSTASATRNKRRPARGAQLTKEQNAESGFTASAALGDNLQKVLVDLLELASQGKQAHWNVVGKNFRDTHRQLDEIIESAREFSDAVAERMRALHALPDGRSDTVAETTSLPEFPQGEIATTDVVDLITERLENTVGTCRDVHDAVDEEDPTSADLLHQILEKLEQYAWMVSAENRVPSRG from the coding sequence ATGGCCACCACGACGAAGAGCCCCGCGACGAAGAACTCGACAGCATCCGCCACTCGCAACAAGCGACGTCCCGCGCGCGGCGCCCAGCTCACCAAGGAGCAGAACGCGGAGAGCGGTTTCACCGCCTCCGCCGCCCTCGGCGACAATCTGCAGAAGGTGCTCGTGGATCTCCTCGAGCTCGCCTCGCAGGGCAAGCAGGCCCACTGGAACGTCGTCGGCAAGAACTTCCGCGACACGCACCGCCAGCTGGACGAGATCATCGAGTCGGCGCGCGAGTTCAGCGATGCCGTCGCAGAGCGCATGCGGGCCCTCCACGCCCTTCCCGACGGTCGGAGCGACACCGTCGCGGAAACCACCAGCCTTCCTGAGTTCCCGCAGGGTGAGATCGCCACGACGGACGTCGTCGACCTCATCACGGAGCGGCTCGAGAACACGGTCGGCACGTGCCGGGATGTGCACGACGCGGTCGACGAGGAGGATCCCACGAGCGCGGATCTGCTCCACCAGATCCTCGAGAAGCTCGAGCAGTACGCGTGGATGGTCAGCGCGGAGAACAGGGTCCCGAGCCGGGGCTGA
- a CDS encoding PRC-barrel domain-containing protein yields the protein MSSSWDAWDYRQSVDRGAGSRDLVGYHVHATDGDIGKIDEASNDAGSSRLVVDTGPWIFGRKVILPAGTVERVDDEDEKVYVDLTKDQIKNSPEWDQSTTGQDDAYRGELDTYYGGFYR from the coding sequence ATGTCCTCGAGTTGGGACGCCTGGGACTACCGTCAGTCGGTCGATCGCGGGGCCGGTTCTCGCGACTTGGTGGGCTACCACGTGCACGCCACGGATGGCGACATCGGAAAGATCGACGAGGCGAGCAATGATGCCGGCAGCAGCCGGCTCGTCGTGGACACGGGCCCGTGGATCTTCGGGCGGAAGGTGATCCTTCCGGCGGGGACCGTCGAGCGCGTCGACGACGAAGACGAGAAGGTGTACGTCGATCTCACCAAGGATCAGATCAAGAACTCTCCGGAGTGGGATCAGTCCACGACGGGTCAGGATGACGCGTACCGTGGCGAGCTCGACACCTACTACGGCGGCTTCTACCGCTGA
- a CDS encoding MBL fold metallo-hydrolase → MKLAPHLHRIGNDIVAAYLVVTDDGVTVVDAGLPGHWKDLVRELDELGLSPADVKGVVLTHGDSDHIGFAERLRRDHGVPVYVHEADAERARTGEKPKVATGPMKLGPTLGFFAYALRKRAMPTAYVSEVVEVHDGDVLDLPGSPAIVGMPGHSPGSIAVHIPVADAVFVGDALTTRHVLTGREGMQPAPFTDDPAEALASLEHLAGLQASWVLPGHGAPWKGSPAEVAAAVRASAA, encoded by the coding sequence ATGAAGCTCGCACCCCACCTGCATCGCATCGGCAACGACATCGTCGCCGCGTATCTCGTCGTCACGGACGACGGCGTCACCGTCGTCGACGCGGGCCTTCCCGGCCACTGGAAAGACCTCGTGCGCGAACTCGATGAACTCGGCCTCTCGCCGGCCGACGTCAAGGGCGTCGTGCTCACCCACGGCGACAGCGACCACATCGGATTCGCCGAGCGCCTCCGCCGCGACCACGGCGTGCCCGTCTACGTGCACGAGGCCGACGCCGAGCGCGCCCGCACCGGCGAGAAGCCGAAGGTCGCCACCGGTCCGATGAAGCTCGGCCCGACTCTGGGCTTCTTCGCCTACGCGCTGCGCAAGCGCGCGATGCCCACGGCGTACGTATCGGAGGTGGTCGAGGTGCACGACGGCGACGTGCTGGACCTGCCAGGCTCGCCGGCGATCGTGGGCATGCCCGGCCACTCGCCAGGCAGCATCGCCGTCCACATCCCGGTCGCCGACGCCGTGTTCGTGGGCGATGCCCTCACCACACGCCATGTGCTCACCGGCCGCGAGGGCATGCAGCCGGCGCCGTTCACCGATGACCCTGCCGAAGCCCTGGCATCACTCGAGCATCTGGCCGGCTTGCAGGCGTCGTGGGTGCTGCCCGGTCACGGCGCGCCCTGGAAGGGCTCGCCCGCCGAGGTCGCGGCCGCCGTCCGGGCGAGCGCGGCCTGA
- a CDS encoding RNA polymerase subunit sigma-70, producing MAAFDEGELSGIRRRLLPFCYQMLGSPFEAEDAVQDAMERIWRARDSFDPDRASLTTWAYRIARNVCLDRLRETPRRPLPRDLRAPGIEIGAPLVPAFDVPWLIPAPTAWLAASDVEAAAERRSDVRLAVTAMLQSLSPLQRGAFVLRDLVGLSAAETAEALEVSVASANSALQRARAALSTGARRPHALAPTTVEQYARAIERADVAALVSLVAEDLVFEMPPVPAWSRGRETYRDFMADFFVRRGEEWATAPISANGQPGILLYRLTDHGREPHTVQILDADESGAIAHVLVYQDARLFALFENESSNER from the coding sequence GTGGCTGCGTTCGACGAGGGCGAGCTGTCGGGCATCCGTCGACGGCTCCTGCCGTTCTGCTACCAGATGCTGGGCTCGCCGTTCGAGGCGGAGGACGCCGTGCAGGACGCGATGGAGCGCATCTGGCGAGCGCGCGACTCGTTCGACCCGGACCGCGCGAGCCTGACGACCTGGGCGTATCGCATCGCCCGCAACGTCTGTCTCGACAGACTCCGCGAGACCCCTCGGCGCCCGCTGCCGAGGGATCTGCGGGCGCCGGGCATCGAGATCGGCGCACCGCTCGTTCCCGCGTTCGACGTCCCGTGGCTCATCCCCGCCCCGACCGCGTGGCTCGCCGCGTCGGACGTGGAGGCTGCCGCCGAGCGCCGCAGCGACGTTCGGCTCGCCGTCACCGCCATGCTGCAGTCGCTCTCACCGCTGCAGCGCGGCGCCTTCGTGCTCCGCGATCTCGTGGGGCTGTCTGCCGCCGAGACCGCCGAGGCCCTCGAGGTGTCGGTCGCCTCGGCGAACTCGGCTCTGCAGCGGGCACGCGCGGCGCTCTCGACGGGCGCCCGGCGTCCGCACGCGCTCGCCCCGACCACCGTCGAACAGTACGCCCGGGCGATCGAACGAGCGGATGTCGCAGCCCTCGTCTCCCTCGTCGCCGAAGACCTCGTCTTCGAGATGCCGCCGGTGCCCGCCTGGTCCCGCGGCCGCGAAACCTATCGGGACTTCATGGCGGACTTCTTCGTCCGCCGCGGCGAGGAGTGGGCCACAGCGCCGATCTCGGCGAACGGTCAGCCGGGGATTCTGCTCTACCGGCTCACTGACCACGGGCGTGAACCGCACACCGTGCAGATTCTCGACGCCGATGAATCGGGCGCCATCGCACACGTGCTCGTCTACCAGGACGCCCGGCTCTTCGCGCTCTTCGAGAACGAGTCCTCCAACGAGCGATGA
- a CDS encoding FAD-binding oxidoreductase has product MSLNDLAIDVPHAALAAAAAELRAALGDRALLRGDAGYDAARTPWNLAVAQHPFAVVIAESAQDVVDVVRAATLSGLRIAPQSTGHGAGALSDTDLAHTVLVSLRGMRGVTVDPEERTARVLGGSLWNDVLEAAAPHGLTALHGSAGDVSVVGYSLSGGLSFYARAHGLAVNAVRAVEIVTADGSLMRATADEHADLFWAVRGGSGSFGVVVAIEIDLLPLADIFAGMLLWDASRASEVSHAWAQWTRSAPETATTTLRILHIPPMPGLPPFLSGRSVVVIDGAIEDTDAAASALLEPLRALQPEVDTFARIPAPTLAGVHMDPPEPSPSVTWHAVLGELPPHAVDAFVEAAQTPGIFVQELRHLGGAVNRRPEGGGAIASLGGQYLVHSIAMVPAPEAAAGATAAVRAGVAALTAWRVDALALTFVDAPGADRAAAFGTAWSKLRRLKLAYDPANLFAAARPV; this is encoded by the coding sequence ATGTCCCTCAACGACCTTGCCATCGACGTGCCCCACGCCGCCCTGGCGGCCGCGGCGGCCGAGCTGCGCGCGGCGCTGGGCGACCGTGCGCTGCTGCGTGGCGACGCCGGCTACGACGCCGCCCGGACGCCGTGGAACCTCGCTGTGGCGCAGCATCCGTTCGCCGTCGTGATCGCGGAGTCCGCGCAGGACGTCGTCGACGTCGTCCGGGCCGCCACCCTCTCGGGGCTGCGCATCGCCCCGCAGTCCACCGGCCACGGTGCGGGCGCGCTCAGCGACACCGACCTCGCGCACACCGTGCTCGTATCGTTGCGGGGGATGCGCGGCGTGACCGTCGATCCCGAGGAGCGCACCGCGCGCGTGCTCGGCGGTTCACTGTGGAATGACGTGCTCGAGGCGGCGGCCCCGCACGGACTCACCGCTCTCCACGGCAGCGCCGGCGACGTGTCGGTCGTGGGGTACTCGCTGAGCGGCGGCCTCTCTTTCTATGCCCGTGCGCACGGTCTCGCCGTCAACGCGGTGCGCGCCGTCGAGATCGTGACAGCCGACGGCTCGCTCATGCGCGCGACAGCGGACGAACACGCCGACCTGTTCTGGGCGGTGCGTGGCGGCTCGGGCTCGTTCGGTGTCGTCGTCGCGATCGAGATCGACCTGCTCCCGCTCGCCGACATCTTCGCCGGCATGCTGCTGTGGGACGCGTCGCGCGCCTCCGAGGTCTCGCACGCGTGGGCGCAGTGGACCCGGTCCGCGCCCGAGACGGCCACCACGACGCTGCGGATCCTCCACATCCCGCCGATGCCCGGACTGCCGCCGTTCCTGTCGGGCCGCTCGGTGGTCGTGATCGACGGGGCGATCGAAGACACGGATGCCGCGGCATCCGCTCTGCTCGAACCGCTGCGTGCGCTGCAGCCCGAGGTCGACACGTTCGCCCGGATCCCCGCTCCCACCCTCGCCGGCGTGCACATGGACCCGCCGGAGCCGTCGCCGTCGGTGACGTGGCACGCGGTGCTGGGGGAGCTGCCGCCACATGCCGTGGACGCCTTCGTCGAGGCCGCGCAGACGCCGGGAATCTTCGTGCAGGAGCTGCGTCACCTGGGCGGCGCGGTGAACCGGCGCCCGGAGGGCGGTGGCGCGATCGCGTCGCTGGGCGGCCAGTACCTCGTGCACTCGATCGCGATGGTGCCGGCACCCGAGGCCGCGGCGGGCGCGACGGCGGCGGTGCGTGCGGGGGTCGCGGCCTTGACCGCATGGCGCGTGGACGCGCTCGCCCTCACGTTCGTCGACGCGCCGGGCGCCGACCGCGCGGCCGCGTTCGGGACGGCGTGGTCGAAGTTGCGCCGACTCAAGCTCGCCTACGACCCGGCCAACCTCTTCGCGGCTGCGCGGCCGGTCTGA
- the dinB gene encoding DNA polymerase IV translates to MRGEATVLHADLDAFYASVEQRDAPALRGRPVIVGGGVVLAASYEAKARGVRTAMGGRQARDLCPDAVVVPPRMEAYSAASKAVFAIFRDTTPLVEGLSIDEAFLEVGGLRRVAGAPEQIAVRLRERVRAEVGLPISVGIARTKFLAKVASAVSKPDGLLVVEPEREEEFLLPLPVERLWGVGAVTAEKLHRLGIRTVGQLAELEAATAERLLGKAAGAHLHALARLRDPRPVDTTRRRGSIGSQRALGTRPRTAEELEVILTQIVDRLARRLRDGDRVCRTVVLRLRYGDYAKATRSRSFRSPTDRTALILAVAQGLLAATQPEIAQRGITLIGISLSQLGRVDSVPPELPIDWDDGVRLDTVLDAVRDRFGAASVSRAAQLGRDPGWSTPLLPEHE, encoded by the coding sequence ATGCGGGGCGAGGCGACCGTGCTGCACGCGGACCTGGACGCCTTCTACGCCTCGGTCGAGCAGCGCGACGCCCCCGCGCTGCGCGGCCGGCCCGTCATCGTCGGCGGGGGCGTGGTGCTGGCCGCCAGCTACGAGGCGAAGGCCCGTGGCGTGCGTACGGCGATGGGGGGTCGTCAGGCGCGCGATCTGTGCCCGGATGCGGTCGTCGTGCCGCCGCGGATGGAGGCGTACTCGGCGGCCAGCAAGGCCGTCTTCGCGATCTTCCGCGATACGACCCCGCTCGTGGAGGGTCTCTCCATCGATGAGGCGTTCCTCGAGGTCGGCGGGCTGCGGCGCGTCGCCGGCGCGCCCGAGCAGATCGCCGTGCGGCTGCGGGAGAGGGTCCGTGCGGAGGTCGGACTTCCGATTTCCGTCGGGATCGCCCGCACGAAGTTCCTGGCGAAGGTCGCCAGCGCCGTCAGCAAGCCCGACGGACTCCTGGTGGTCGAGCCCGAGCGGGAGGAGGAGTTCCTGCTGCCGCTGCCGGTGGAACGCCTGTGGGGCGTCGGCGCCGTCACCGCCGAGAAGCTGCACAGGCTCGGCATCCGCACCGTCGGGCAGCTGGCAGAGCTCGAGGCGGCGACCGCCGAGAGGCTGCTGGGCAAGGCTGCCGGAGCGCACCTGCACGCGCTGGCCCGCCTGCGGGATCCGCGCCCGGTCGACACGACGCGTCGCCGCGGGTCCATCGGCTCGCAGCGCGCGCTCGGCACACGCCCACGCACGGCCGAGGAGCTCGAGGTCATCCTCACGCAGATCGTCGATCGGCTCGCGCGTCGCCTGCGCGACGGCGACCGCGTGTGTCGCACGGTCGTGCTGCGGCTGCGCTACGGCGACTACGCGAAGGCCACCCGATCTCGCTCGTTTCGCTCGCCCACAGATCGCACCGCGCTGATCCTCGCGGTCGCGCAAGGGCTGCTGGCCGCGACGCAGCCGGAGATCGCGCAACGCGGCATCACCCTCATCGGCATCTCGCTGTCGCAGCTCGGGCGCGTCGACAGCGTCCCACCCGAGCTTCCGATCGATTGGGACGACGGCGTGCGCCTCGACACCGTGCTCGATGCCGTGCGTGATCGATTCGGAGCGGCCTCCGTCTCGCGCGCCGCGCAGCTCGGACGCGACCCCGGCTGGTCGACGCCGCTGCTGCCGGAGCACGAGTGA
- a CDS encoding bifunctional nuclease family protein, producing MVQVRVAGVALDASGQHVLLLKPVDQIPGDGLVLPIWIGQLEATSILVAVENAEVPRPLAHDLMGLILTALDAVTTKVEVTRIEDGTFYAEITLSTALGERVVDARPSDAVALASRVGAPIWVADAVLTEAGVPDVLTETDAAERLDEFKRFLDDVEPEDFES from the coding sequence ATGGTCCAGGTCCGCGTGGCCGGTGTGGCTCTTGACGCGTCGGGGCAGCACGTGCTGCTGCTGAAGCCCGTCGATCAGATCCCCGGCGACGGGCTCGTGCTCCCGATCTGGATCGGTCAGCTCGAGGCGACGTCGATCCTGGTCGCCGTCGAGAACGCCGAGGTGCCGCGGCCACTCGCGCACGATCTGATGGGGCTCATCCTGACCGCGCTGGACGCGGTGACGACGAAGGTGGAGGTGACGCGCATCGAGGACGGCACGTTCTACGCCGAGATCACGCTGTCGACGGCGCTCGGCGAGCGCGTCGTCGATGCCCGTCCGTCCGATGCCGTCGCTCTCGCGTCGCGCGTGGGCGCGCCGATCTGGGTCGCCGACGCGGTCCTCACCGAGGCGGGTGTTCCCGACGTGCTCACCGAGACGGATGCCGCCGAGCGGCTCGACGAGTTCAAGCGCTTCCTCGACGACGTCGAACCGGAGGACTTCGAGAGCTGA
- a CDS encoding WHG domain-containing protein, producing the protein MPTPERTSYAEIVAAGRDILEDSGPTGLTMQSVAQRVGVRAPSLYKRVRDRDALIEAVAAATVDDLTGRLEASDRSLEGLAHAYRALAHERPEGFRLMFAAAAPQEPLDRAGLIIVDSAGAVAGAEHALDAARLVTAWATGFIHMELAGAFRLGGDVDGAFEYGLAALRRGIGA; encoded by the coding sequence ATGCCGACACCGGAACGCACGTCGTACGCCGAGATCGTCGCCGCGGGACGGGACATCCTGGAGGATTCCGGCCCCACGGGCCTCACCATGCAGAGCGTCGCGCAGCGGGTGGGGGTGCGCGCGCCCTCGCTCTACAAGCGCGTGCGGGATCGTGACGCCCTGATCGAGGCCGTCGCCGCCGCGACCGTGGACGACCTGACCGGCCGGCTCGAGGCATCCGATCGGTCTCTGGAAGGCCTCGCCCATGCCTACCGGGCGCTCGCGCACGAGCGTCCGGAGGGGTTCCGCCTGATGTTCGCCGCGGCGGCCCCGCAGGAGCCGCTCGATCGTGCCGGACTGATCATCGTCGACAGCGCCGGGGCCGTCGCCGGCGCAGAGCACGCCCTCGATGCCGCGCGTCTCGTGACGGCATGGGCGACGGGGTTCATCCACATGGAGCTCGCGGGTGCGTTCCGGCTCGGCGGCGACGTCGACGGCGCGTTCGAGTACGGCCTCGCCGCGCTCCGCCGGGGCATCGGCGCCTGA